The genome window CCAGACCTACCCCCACAAGATCCTCACCGGCCGGCGCGACACCTTCGGGACCATCCGACAGAAGGGGGGGCTGTCGGGCTTTCCCCGTCGGGACGAGAGCCCCCACGACGCGTTCGGCACGGGGCACTCCTCCACGTCGATCTCGGCAGGGCTGGGGATGGCGGCGGCCCGGGATCTGGCCGGCGGCTCCCACAAGGTGGTGAGCGTCATCGGCGACGGCTCGCTCACGGCGGGGCTGGCCTTCGAGGGCCTCAATCACGCCGGGCACCTGGACCGGGACCTCGTCGTGGTGCTCAACGACAACGAGATGAGCATCGACTCCAACGTGGGGGCGCTCTCCTCCTACCTCTCGCGCATCCTCACGGGAGACCTCTACTCCCGGTTCCGCAGGGACGTGACCGAGTTCTTGCGCTCCATCCCGAGCTTCGGGGGCGCCATGGCCCGGCTCGTGAAGCGGGTGGAGGAGCACGTGAAGGGCTTCCTCTCCCCGGGAATGCTCTTCGAGGAGCTCGGCTTCACCTACGTGGGACCCCTGGACGGCCACAACCTGGATCACCTGGTCACCACCTTCCAGAACGTGCGCAAGTTTCGCAAGCCCGTGCTCGTCCACGTGGTGACCCGCAAGGGCAAGGGGTTTCTCCCCGCCGAGGAGCGGCCCACGGCCTTCCACGGGATCGGGCCCTTCGACCCCTGCGGCGGGCAGTGCGTGAGCAAGGGGGGCGCTCCGGCCCCCAGCTACACCGAAGTCTTTCGCGACACCCTCGTGCGCCTGGCGCAGGCGAATCCGCGCATCGTCGCCATTACCGCGGCCATGCCCGAGGGCACCGGGCTGGATGCCTTCCGGGAGCGCTTCCCCGAGCGGTTCTTCGACGTGGGCATCGCCGAGCAGCACGCGGTGACGTTTGCCGCGGGCCTGGCCGCCGAAGGGTACGTGCCGGTGGTGGCGATCTACTCCACCTTCCTGCAGCGGGCCTACGACCAGGTGGTCCACGACGTGGCGCTGCAGAAGCTCCCGGTGGTCTTCGCCCTGGACCGGGCGGGGTTCGTGGGGGCCGACGGACCGACCCACCACGGGGCCTTCGACCTCTCCTACCTGCGCCACATCCCCGAGCTGGCGGTGCTGGCACCGGCCGACGAGGACGAGCTCCAGCACGCCCTGGCGACGGCGGTATCCCTGGGCCGCCCCGCGGCGATTCGCTACCCCCGTGGCTGCGGCCCCGGCACCCCCCTGGCCCCGGAGCCCCGGGTCCTGCCCCTGGGAGAGGGCCGCGTGGTGCGGGGGACGGCGGGCGCGGTGCTGGTGGCCAGCGCGGGGGCCGTGTTGGACGCGGTTCTCGAGGCGGTCCAGACGGTTGAGCAAGAAGGAATTCAAGCTTGCGTCTTCGATGCCCGATATGTGAAGCCGCTGGACCGTGAGACGCTCGTCTCCCTCGCCCGGGGGGCCGAGGGGCTCGTGACCGTGGAGGAGAACGCGGCGGCGGGGGGCTTCGGGTCGGCCGTGCTCGAGTGCCTGGCCGAGGCGGACGTCCTGCCCCGGCGGGTGCGGCTGCTGGGGCTGCCCGACCGGTTCGTGGAGCACGCAGCGCAAGGGGAGCAGCGCCGCGAGGTGGGGCTCGATGCCGCCGGGGTGGCCCGGGCGATCCGCGAGGCGGCGGGGGCGATCCCGGGCCGCGGATGAAGGGGCTGCGCCTGGACCAGCTCCTGGTGGACCGGGGGCTCGCCCCCACCCGGGAGAAGGCGCGGGCGCTGGTCCTCGCCGGAGCGGTGGTGGTGGGGGAGCACCGGGCCGAGAAGCCCGGCCAGCGGGTGGCGCCCGACGCGCCGGTGCGGCTCAAGGGGGAGGTCAACCCCTTCGTGAGCCGCGGGGGCTTGAAGCTCCAGGCCGCGCTCGATGCCTTCGGCGTGGACCCGGCGGGCCGGGTGTGCGTCGACGTGGGGGCGAGCACCGGGGGGTTCACCGACTGCCTGCTCCAGCGGGGCGCCCGGCGGGTCTACGCCGTGGACGTTGGGTACGGCCAGCTGGCGTGGAAGCTCCGGGAAGACCCCCGGGTGGTGAGCCGCGAGCGGTGCAACCTGCGCCACCTGGGCCCCGAAGAGATCCCGGAGCCGGCCGGGCTCGTGGTGGTGGACGCGTCGTTCATCTCGCTGCGGCTGCTCCTGCCCAAGGTGCGCGAGCTCCTGGCGCCGGAGGGCGAGGTGATTGCCCTGGTCAAGCCCCAGTTCGAGGTGGGGAAGGGCCAGGTGGGAAAAGGGGGGGTCGTGCGGGACCCGCAGCTGCGGCTCGAGGCCGTGGCCCAGGTGGTCGAGGCCGCTCGCGACCTGGGGTTCGAGCCCTCCGGCACGGTGGAGTCGCCCGTGCCGGGGGCCAAGAAGGGAAACGTCGAGTACCTGATATACCTGAAGCTCGGGAACCTCTGAGAAAGGGGAAGGGCCCCATGGCGATCTTCAACTACGCTGCTCGGGAAATGACGGCCAAGATCGTGTACTACGGCCCCGGACTCTCCGGCAAGACGAGCAGCATCCAGTACATCCACACGAAGATCAGCCCCAAGAGCAAGGGCAAGCTGGTGAGTCTCGCCACCGAGACCGACCGCACCCTGTTCTTCGACTTCTTCCCCGTCGAGTTCGGGCAGATCGGCGGGTTCAAGGTCAAGTTCAACTTCTACACGGTTCCCGGACAGGTGTTCTACAACACCACCCGCAAGCTGGTGCTCAAGGGCGCCGACGGCGTGGTGTTCGTGGCCGACTCCCAGCCGGGGATGATGGAGCAGAACCTCGAGAGCCTGGAGAACCTGCGGGAGAACCTGAAGGCCCACAACATCGACTGGGATTCGGTTCCCTTCGTGCTCCAGTACAACAAGCGCGACATGCCCGGCGCCCTCTCCGTGGAGGAGATGCGCAGCCGCCTCAACCCCCGGGGCGTGCCCGACTTCGAGACCGCGGCCACCACGGGGATGGGCATCATGGAGGCCATGAAGGCCATCTGCAAGGCGGTCCTCGAAGACATCCAGCAGAAGAACAAGCGCGGAGGCGCAGCCCGCCCCGCCGACGCGAGGCCTCAGCCCGCCCCGGCCCCGGCGCCGGAAGCTCCCCCCGCCGCGGCTGCGCCTTCCGCCGCCTTCGGCGGCGTGCCGCCCGCGGCTGCCCGGGCCGAGCCCGCGCCCATGGAGGAAGGGGTCACCGTGGAGCGGGTCACCGTGGTGCCCGTGTCGGGAAGCGGCGCCACGGCGCTCACGCTCTCCATGCCCGTGGAGCTCCAGATCCCCGCCGGGATGGATGGCACCGAGCTCAGGGTTCAGGTGCGGATCCAGACCCGGGCAGCCGGCCAGGTGTCCCTGGGAGAGGTCCGGGCCGAGCGGCGGGGAGAGGCCGTGGAGGAGCTCATCCCCGAACCTCCGAAGAAGAAGGGATTCTTCGCCCGCCTCTTCGGTGGCTGACGGGGTGCACCGGGTCGAGTTCATCGGGGCGGGCCCCGGCCACCCGGGCCTTCTCACCCTGGCGGGCGCCGAGGCGCTCCGGTCCTGCCCTGCGGTGCTCGCGCCGGCCAGCTTCCAGGAGAGCTTCGCGCCGCTCCTGGCGGGCAAGGAGGTGGCGAGCCCCTTCCAGCTTCCCCACGCGGGGCTCGTGGCGTGGGTGGAGGAGCGCCTGCCCCGGGGTCCCGTGGCCTTCCTGGTCCCGGGCGACTTCAGCTCGTTTTGTCCCTTCCAGTCCTACGTCGCCCGCTTCGCGGGCCGCGCCCGGGTCACCCCGGGGGTGGGAGCCCACGCCGCCGCGGCGGCGCTCCTCCAGAAGGGCTTCGACCTGCCCGGCGTGGCCCACGCCACGGTGCTCACGAGCCCCCGGGCGTTTGCCCGCTCGGGGGGCAGGGTGCGGCTGCGCGACTACGCCCGGCCGGGGCACACCCTGGTCATCTACATGAACGACCTGCCCCTGGAGGAGCTGGCCGCGGAGCTGCGTGCCGGGTTCGGGAGCGACGTTCCCCTGGCGGTGCTCGAGCGGGTATCCTGCCCGGGGGAGCGGATCACCGTGGGGACCCTGGACACCATCTGCCGGCAGATCGGCGACCGGGATCCCTTCCGCCTGGCCTCCAACGACCCCGAGCCGGCCCTGGCGCTGGTCATCGCAGGAGACGTCCTGACGGCGTCCGAGGGCCCCGAGTGGTGGGACCGCCGGTACGAAAAGCTCTGGAAACCCCGGGGCGTGCGGTAGCTCGGGGTCCGGTGGCGGTCCCGCAGGCCGGCCCCCTGGTACCCCAAACCACAAGCTCGTGTGCGAATCGCATCCATCTGCGCTCGGCGAATGCCACGGCGCAGAGGCCTGAAACCATCGAACCACAAAGACACGAAAACACAAAGGAGATCACGGGAATAAGTATACCGGGTAACCCCCCGCCTACGGCGGGGGACCCACGAAGTTTGACAGTTCCAGGAGCAAACGGGCTGTGTTGCGATCCGTGTGGGTTCGCGGAACGGCAGAGATCTCGGGAATGCGGCTCGTTCACCCGTAGGGGGGGGCACACGGGGCCCCCCCCCCCCCCCCCCCCCCCCCCCCCCCCCGCGCCCCCCGGGGACGACCGCAGCCCCGTGCGGGCGCACGCAGTGCGCCCCTACGGACCTAGACCCCGAGATTGCGCACCAGCGGGTCTACCCACACGAGCCGAAAGAGAGCCGCTTTGAGCGGCTCCCGGTTGTCCCGCCGCCTTGGGCGGCGTCAGGTTATCAAACCCTCACCTTGGGTGGGGGTCTCTGACAAGTGCGCATTCTTGGTGTCTTCGTGTCTTCGTGGTTCACAAACGGGGTGGTCTCCTGACGGGAACGCAATGCCCAACGCGCTGAAGACAGGGGGTGCGGGGCCGGGAACCCCCGTGCCGTGGCTCCTCGCCCCCGTGGACCGGGAAGAGGAGGTGGGGCTGCTCGCCGCCGCGGGGGCCCACGAGCTCTATGGAGGCGTCCAGCCCGATGCCTGGCTCCGGGCGGGTCGGGGGGTCTCGGCCAACCAGCGCACCTTTGCCTCGGCCCACTTCCCCTCGGAGGCGTCCTTCGCCCGGGCCGCGGCCGAGGCCCGGCGGGCGGGGGTCGCCCTTCGCCTGGCCCTCAACGCCCCCCTGTACGACCCTCCCGACTACCCCGAGCTCGTGGCGCTCGCCGCCCGCGCCGCCGCGTGGGGCGTGGCGGGGGTGATCGCCGGCGACCTGGGCCTCTTGCAGCGGCTGTCCCGGGCGGGCCTTCCCCTGGAGCTGACCCTCTCCACCCTGGCCGGGGCCATGAACCGCGAGTCGCTGGCCTTCTTCCGGCGCTTCGGGATCTCCCGCGCGGTGCTCCCCCGGCACCTGACCCTGGCGGAGATGGCGGCCCTGGCGGGGGCGCACCCGGAGGTGGGCTTCGAGGCCTTCGTGCTCGTGGGCCGCTGCCCCAACGAAGAGGCCTACTGCACCTTCCAGCACACGAGTCCCTCGAAGCGCTGGCCCTGCGAGATCCCCTACGAGCTCTCCGACGCCGGCGGGGGTCCCCTGCCGGCGGGGCACCCGCTGGCAGGCTGGCACGCCTCCTGGCGCCAGGCCGACCGGCGGCTGGCCTGCGGCCTGTGCGCCATCCCCGAGCTCGCGCGGATCGGGGTGCGCCATCTCAAGCTCGTGGGGCGGGGGGGGCCGACCTCCGTCAAGGTGGCCAACGTGGCCCTGGTGCGCGCCTTCCTCTCGGGGGATCGTTCCCGCGCCGAGGCCCTGGCAGCCTACGAAGACCGGTTCGGCGGGCCCTGCCATCCCCTCGTGTGCTACTTCCCCGAGCTCCACCCCTCCCGCGCCGGCGGCCCTGACGGGCCGTCCTGACGGGTCCCTTCCAGATCGCCCCGCTCCTGCCGCTGCCGGCCCGCGCCGTGGGCTTGGGCGCGCCGCAGGAAGAGGGGGCCCAGGGCCACCCCCGCCGCCATGGTGAGGAACGCGGCGCCCCAGGAGGCGCTGGTGGTCCCTCCCCCGGTGGCGTCCAGCACCACGCCCACCGCGAGCGGGCCNNNNNNNNNNNNNNNNNNNNNNNNNNNNNNNNNNNNNNNNNNNNNNNNNNNNNNNNNNNNNNNNNNNNNNNNNNNNNNNNNNNNNNNNNNNNNNNNNNNNGGGCGCGCCGCAGGAAGAGGGGGCCCAGGGCCACCCCCGCCGCCATGGTGAGGAACGCGGCGCCCCAGGAGGCGCTGGTGGTCCCTCCCCCGGTGGCGTCCAGCACCACGCCCACCGCGAGCGGGCCGAGGGAGGCCGTGCCGAAGCCCGCCAGGGATTGGAGGGCCATGGTGGTGCCCCGGCGCTCGGGTGCCGCGCTGGCTACCGTTCCCATGTGCAGCGCCGAGGAGTCGGCCTGGACCAGGAGGTTGTAGGCCACCAGGAGCACCGCCACGGCCGGGTAGGGGAGGCCGGCGGCGAAGCCGATCCCCGCGCCCAGGGCCGCCGAGCCCCACATCAGGGCCGTGAGCACCCGGCGGTTGCCCAGGCGGATCGCGAGCTCTCCGCCCGCCACGTTGGCCCCCGTGGCCGCCACCCCCGCCACCGCGGCCACGGCGGTGGGGGACCAGGCCGTCTCTCCCGCCCACAGCGCCGCGCTGTAGGTGAGGAAGGCCACCGCCCAGGAGCGCAGGGCGAAGAGCTCCCAGGTGTGGCTCGCGTAGGCGAGCACGTACGCCATGGCCTCCCGGTTCCGGAGCACCGGCCCGAAGTCCAGCAGGCGCAGGCGCGGGCCCGGCGCGGGTGCCCGGGGTCGAAGGACGGCCCCTGCGAGGACGAGGGCCGCGAGAGCCCCGCCGGCTGCGGCGGCGAAGGCCCACGGCCATCCCCAGAGCCGGCCCATCTCCCCCGCCGCGTAGAAGGAGAGCCCCGTCCCGAGCCCGAAGGCGGCGGTGTAGAGGGCCACGGCCCGGGGCTGGAACCGGGGTGCGACCCGGTCCACCAGGGCCTTGAGCCCGGGGATGAAGGTTCCCGCCAGGCCCAGCCCCGCCAGGGCGCGCAGGAAGAGCGCGGTCCAGAATCCCTGGGCCGCCAGGGCGAACCCCGCGCTCGCCAGCCCCCCCACCACGGCCCCCGCCAGGTACACCCGCCGTGCGTCCACCCGGTCCGTCAGGCTCGCCAGCACCGGCACCGCCGCGGTGTAGCCCCCGAAGTAGGCCCCGCTGATCCATCCGGCCTGGGTGTTCGTGAGCTGCCACTCGGCCACGAACGTGGGCAGGAGCGCGGGGAACGCGAAGATGCCCACCATGCTCAGGAGCTGGGCGAGACACAGGAGGGCGATCAGGCGGGCGGCGTCGCGGGGGGACTCGGGCACGCGTGGGCCTCCGGGCTGCGTTGACAAGGGCGATACCGGCGTCATACTCACCGACTCCCGAACCCGGCTCCCGCGTCGGCGGGGCTCCGGGCTCGGAGGACCGAAAAGGCCTCGGCGTGCGAGGCCGTGCCGCTCATGAACCTACAGAGGAGCAGCCCATGAAAGCCGTCGAGATCGCCAAGGACATCCACTGGGTGGGAGCCATCGACTGGGCCGTGCGCGACTTCCACGGGTACGTCACCCCCCGGGGCACCACCTACAACAACTACCTGCTCCTGGACGACGAGGTCACCCTGGTGGACACGGTCAAGTACGACTTCTCGGAGACGACCGTGAAGAACATCCGGGGGCTGGTCGATCCGGCGAAAATCCGCCACGTGGTGGTCAACCACATCGAGAACGACCACGTCACGAGCCTCGACCGGATCCTCGAGCTCGCGCCGGACGCCACCGTGTACCTCACCCAGAAGGGCAAGCGCGGGCTGGACCGCTTCTACGACACCTCCCGGTGGAAGATGAAGCTGGTGAAGACGGGCGACACCCTCCAGACCGGGCGCTTCACCCTCACGTTCCTCGAAACCCCCATGCTCCACTGGCCCGACTCCATGATGACCTACGTGCCCGAGGCCCGGCTGCTGTTCAGCCAGGACGCCTTCGGCCAGCACCTGGCCTCGGCGGGCCGGTTCGACGACGAGTTCGCGAAGAGCGACTCCTGGGCGGAGCTCGACGACGCCGTGGTCGAGTACTACGCCAACATCCTCATGCCCTTCGGAGCCCTCATCGAGAAGAAGCTCGAGGAGGTCGGCGCCCTAGGCCTCGACATCGGGATGATCGCCCCGGACCACGGGGTCATCTGGCGGGCCGAGCCGTCCCGCGTGCTCCGGAGTTATCGGCACATGGCGGGGGGCGGGGCCGACTGCAGCGTGGCGGTCATCTACGACACCATGTGGCAGAGCACCGAGCAGATGACCGTGCCCATCGCCTCCGGCATCCGGGACGAGGGGCTCGACGTCAAGGTGATGAAGCTGCGCTCCACCCCCATGAGCGTCGCCATCAAGGAGTTCTGGAAGTCCCGGGGCGCGCTCGTGGGCTCCCCGACCCTCAACAACATCCTCTTCCCCACCGTGGCCGAGCTCCTCACCCACCTGCGGGGCCTGCGCCCCAAAGCCCGCATCGCGGGGGCCTTCGGGAGCTACGGCTGGTCGGGCGGCGCGGTGCGCGAAGCCACGGAGGAGTTTCGGCGCATGGGCCTCGAGGTCTACGAGCCGGGACTCCAGCTCCTCTACAAGCCGTCCCTCGAGGACGAGGAAGCCTGCTACCAGTACGGGCGCGCGTTCGCCCGCCGCGTGCGGGAGTACCACCAGCAGTTCGCCGGGTAGGCCCCGGGACGGTCACAGGCACTCCACGGCCTCGATCACCACGGGGGTCTTGGGCACGTCGTCGTAGCCCCCCGCGGACCCCGTGGGGACCGCGGCGATGCGGTCCACCACGTCGAGCCCCTCGGTCACCCACCCGAACACGGCGTACCCGAACTCCTCCGGGGTCCGGCGCTTGTGGTCCAGGAAGGGGTTTGCCACCGTGTTGATGAAGAACTGGGCGGTGGCGCTGTCCACCTGGCCGGTGCGGGCCATGGCCACCGCCCCCCGCAGGTTGCGCAGGCCGTTGGTCGCCTCGTTCTTGATGGGGGGCCGGGTCGGCTTCTCCACGAGGTCCGGCAGGAGGCCCCCGCCCTGGATCATGAAGCCGGGGATCACCCGGTGGAAGATCGTCCCGTCGTAGAAGCCCTCCAGCGCGTACTGGAGAAAGTTGTCCACCGTCACCGGGGCGTTCTTCTCGTCGAGCTCCAGGGTGATGTCTCCCAGGGACGTCTTGAGGCATACGAGGGGATTGGGCATGGGGCGGGCTCCTTGGCGCGGGGAAAGGGCCATGACGGTGCGACGTGACGAAACCTTGTAGCATGGGGGGCTCGGGGAGAAAAGATTCTGTCCTGGCCAGCGCCGAAGGCCGCCGGCTCCTCCTCGCGCCCGCGAACGAAATCTACGTGAGCGCCGCTTCGGCGGGGTGAAGAGCCCGATCCTCCATTGGTCTGCCGAGTGCCGACAGGACAGGCCATCTCTCGCTCATGGCCGCCCGCCTCCCATCGCCATCTCGATGCACGAAAAGTCCCTGTCCGTCGGCATCGCGAAGAGTCCCGCCCCACCGCTGCGGCCCGCCCACACCGCCCCAATGGCCCGCTTCTCCTCCGAGTCCACCGTGTCGAACCGGTCCTTGCCCTTGTACTCCACCACCAGGACACGGCCGTCGGCGAGCTGGCACACGAAGTCCGGGTAGAACCAGTCCGTCGAGGTCTGCAAGCGAAACGAGGTGGCCTTCCGGGCCAGGTTGCGTACCCAGAACCGCACGGCGGGAAGCGCGTCCAGGTACTGGGCGCACTCGAACTCCTCCGCCACCTGCCCGTCCTGCCGCCGTTCGCGGAGCTCTCCGGGTTTCGGCCCGAAGTAGTGCTTCTGGAAACGGAAACCCCCTTCGTACAGCCAGCTCGGCTCGTAGCTCATGGTCTTGAAGTTGATCGCCTTGTCGCTGCTGACTGCCAAGGCGGAGTCGGGCAGGAGGTACAGCTGAAAAGCGGCCTTCCGCTCCGACTCCCGGTGCTGCTGGATGCGGCCCTCGATCTCGGTTCGCAGCCGGAAACGATCCAGCGCCAGTACGTTCACGTCCGCTATCCCGTACTTGGCCATGAGACCTCGGAGCACCTTGCGCAAGAACTCGGCCGATTCGCCCACCGGGATGTCCCGATGGTCGATCTTGCGGTCCAGCCAGGCCACCAGACCCTCCAGGGTCCAGTCGCTCCCGGCGATGCCCAGGCTCAGCACCTGCTGGTGCAGGGTGGCCACGAAGTCGCCCGCCTCGGGCTCGTGCACCTCCTCGGTCTTCACCTCGCCCTTGGTCCCGACGTCGAGGTACCCGGACTTCCCCGCCGGGCGGCGGCTCGGGTCGTACCCGGCGCCCAGCGTCGCGTCCTTGGTGCTCAGCTTCCAGGGGTGCTCGATGAGAAACGTGCTCTCGAACTCGAAGAGCTTCCCGCTCTCGCGCACGCACAGTCTGGGCACGCGAAAGTCGAGGCCGAGCTCGTAGGGCGACGGAACCCGGGTGTCGCCGGTGCCGCCGAAGGCCCGTTCCGCGGCGATGACCCCCGCGACCGCCTCGCGCACCTTGGCCCTGGCCTCGGGGGTGGTCACCACACTGGCCAGACGCTCGGTCTCGTCCTCGTCGAGGGGGACGACCACCGTGATCTCGCCCCGGTCCACATCGACGCGGACCTTCCCGCCCATCCGCGCCGCCTCCGCCCGGGCCTTGGCCCCGTCCAGTTCCCCGGCCGCCAAGCGGACGGTCTTTGGCTGAACGCCCAGGGGGAGCACCCCCTGCTGCACGGGGATGATGATCCGCTCGGCCTCCGCAGCGGTGAAGCCGTTGCTCTCCAGCGCATCTCGCAGCTCCGCCAGCACCGCCGGCAGGGAATCCGAAGGCGAGAATGCGTAGGAGCAGTTCAGGTCCGGATGCCGCTTCGCCCGGGCCTTGGGCAGCCGCAGGATGCGTCCCACGATCTGCTCGATGGCGGTAGCGGAGCGGGTCTCCTTCAGGCTGCACAGCACGTACGCGAAGGGGCAGTCCCACCCTTCCCGCAGTTTCTCCACGGTGAGGATGACCCGCACCGGGCAGCCAGGCGCCTCGATGTCTTCGATCTTCTTGAGCTCGTCGAGCCTGCCCGTGGAGATCTTGACCTGGTCCTTGGGCACCCCGAACTCGCCGGCCAGCCGCTCGCGCAGGGGTTCGCACGCATCCACCCGTTCGGCCTGGATCAGCAGGAGCGGCCGCAGGTACTCGCCGGTCTGCTGCGCCTCGGCCGCGGCAAGCCGCTCCAGGTCGTTGCGCAGGGCGATCGCCTCGGCCAGCAACTGGTCCTTCTGGCTCGGGTGGCGGGTGACCACGCGCAAGGGCAGCTTGACCATGTCCGCTGCCTTCAGTTCGGCGGCCGAGACGTGGTGGAGTACGTTGGACGGATGCTTCGCCCTGGCGGGCGTGGCCGTAAACTCGACGATGCACGAGGGCATCACGTTGCCCAGGGTCGCAAACGACAGGTCCGTGCGGGCGTTGTGGGCCTCGTCCACGATCACGATGGGCCGCCGCAGCCGCAGCATGTTCACCAGGGACGGCTTCGGTTCGCCGTTGGCCCCCGGCAGCATGTCCGCCACCCGATCGGGCGGGAGATGCAGCAGATGGTCCGAGAACGCCCCGTTCTGGTCGTACACCTTGCGACCCGTGGTGTCCTCCACCCGGAAGGCCTGGATCGTGGACACGATCACCACCGTCTGCCCCTCGACGGCCCCCCGCGACAGCCGCAGCGCTTCCTCGATCGTCACCACCTCCACCGCGCCGCAGGATAGCTCCAGGGCCCGGCGATACGGGTGGCGCGGGTCGCGCAGGGCATCGGCGGTCTGGTCGAGGATGGTGTTGCTGGGCACGAGCCACAGCACCACCGCACGCTCTCCCCGCAGCAGCTCTTCCATCGCGAGCCCCGCGGCGTAGCAGGCGAGGAGCGTCTTGCCGCCGCCGGTGGGCACGCGCAGGCACACATAGGGCATCTCCGACGCCAGGCCCTCGGCGACCACCGGAACATAGGGCATCGGCCCCCGGCCGTTGGCGAGTTGGACCGCCTGGAACGCCCCCTCGGGCCGGCCGTCCCGGGAGCACTGGCGAAAGAATGCCCGTAACGAGTCAAGGACGCGGTGCTGGTAGTCCTTCAGCGTGATCATGGGTTCGGCTTCCCCTTCTTCGACTCCAGGCGCTTGACCTCTTCCACGACCCGATCGAAGTCGCTCGAGGGCTCGGTGGCCTCGACGAGGCGGCGTTTCTCCTCGTACCGTGCGAACTCGGCCTCGGCGCGCTCGTGGGCGAGCTTCTGGGAGATGCGCCCCGCGTCGGCCAGCACCTTTCGGTCGCTCAGATCGAGGAAGTCGTCGAGCTTCCGGCGCCAGTCGGCCATGGTCATGGGGTTGCGGCTGCGCGCCTGGAACTCGGCGAACTCCAGGTAGCCGCTGACGAGCAGGTTGAGGCTCGAAAGCTCCTCCTCGCCCAGGTAGTTCTTGGCCACGGTCACGTCGGCCTTGCGGATGCGGCCCGCCGGGGCGTTTTTCCAGGTCGTCAGCCCCATGTGAGGCTTGTCGGCGTCGGCCCGCGCGTGGATCAGCTCCGGCGCGGTGTGGCCGTGGATGGCCCAGTGCATCTTGTTCTGGACTGTCGCGAAGAACTCCTGGGTCAGGGGGTGGTTCGCGTCGTAGTCGATGCTGGTAGCGTAGATGTCGGTGATCTTCTGGTAGAACCGCCGCTCCGAGGCCCGGATGGCCCGGATTCGCTCCAGAAGCTCATCGAAGTAGTCCTCACCGAGGTTGCGGCCTTGCTTCAGGCGCTCGTCGTCGAGCGCGAAGCCCTTGACCACATACTCGCGCAGGAGCCGGGTGGCCCACTGGCGGAACTGGGTGCCCCGGTGGGAACGGACCCTATAGCCCACAGCAAGGATCACGTCGAGGTTGTAGTGTTCCACGAGCCGTTCCACGTCCCGAGCGCCTTCGCGCTGAACGATTCGGAATTTCCGAATGGTTGCCGCCGGGTCGAGCTCCCGCTCCTCGTAGATGCCGGCGATGTGCTCGTTGATGGTCGGCACGGACTTCTGGTACAGCTCCGCCAAGAGCCGCTGAGACATCCAGACCGTCTCGTCGACGAGGCGAACCTGCACCCGAGTCTCACCGTCCTCGGCCTGGTAGAAGAGGAACTCCGAGCCGGAGGCCGGCGGCGGCGCCTCGCCTTTCTTCCGCCTCACGACACCTTCACCTCGTACGGCGTCTGCCGCACCGTGATCCCCTCGGCCTGCAGCCGGTCGCGACCCAGCAGGCACCCGGCGCAGTAGATGACCTTGGACCCGTCGAAAGGCGGCAGGCTCGCCAGCACCGACCGGGTCAGCACGTTGCCGCCGTCGTCGGACCGGTCGCCCAGGATGCCGTTGTAGAGGAGGTAGATGCCGACGCCCCGGCACGCGCCGAGAAAAGGCGAGTTGGCCACAAGAGAACACAAAGGGCTCAAAGAAGAGCCAGGTTCTCCTTTGTGTTC of Thermodesulfobacteriota bacterium contains these proteins:
- a CDS encoding peptidylprolyl isomerase yields the protein MPNPLVCLKTSLGDITLELDEKNAPVTVDNFLQYALEGFYDGTIFHRVIPGFMIQGGGLLPDLVEKPTRPPIKNEATNGLRNLRGAVAMARTGQVDSATAQFFINTVANPFLDHKRRTPEEFGYAVFGWVTEGLDVVDRIAAVPTGSAGGYDDVPKTPVVIEAVECL
- a CDS encoding DEAD/DEAH box helicase family protein, whose translation is MITLKDYQHRVLDSLRAFFRQCSRDGRPEGAFQAVQLANGRGPMPYVPVVAEGLASEMPYVCLRVPTGGGKTLLACYAAGLAMEELLRGERAVVLWLVPSNTILDQTADALRDPRHPYRRALELSCGAVEVVTIEEALRLSRGAVEGQTVVIVSTIQAFRVEDTTGRKVYDQNGAFSDHLLHLPPDRVADMLPGANGEPKPSLVNMLRLRRPIVIVDEAHNARTDLSFATLGNVMPSCIVEFTATPARAKHPSNVLHHVSAAELKAADMVKLPLRVVTRHPSQKDQLLAEAIALRNDLERLAAAEAQQTGEYLRPLLLIQAERVDACEPLRERLAGEFGVPKDQVKISTGRLDELKKIEDIEAPGCPVRVILTVEKLREGWDCPFAYVLCSLKETRSATAIEQIVGRILRLPKARAKRHPDLNCSYAFSPSDSLPAVLAELRDALESNGFTAAEAERIIIPVQQGVLPLGVQPKTVRLAAGELDGAKARAEAARMGGKVRVDVDRGEITVVVPLDEDETERLASVVTTPEARAKVREAVAGVIAAERAFGGTGDTRVPSPYELGLDFRVPRLCVRESGKLFEFESTFLIEHPWKLSTKDATLGAGYDPSRRPAGKSGYLDVGTKGEVKTEEVHEPEAGDFVATLHQQVLSLGIAGSDWTLEGLVAWLDRKIDHRDIPVGESAEFLRKVLRGLMAKYGIADVNVLALDRFRLRTEIEGRIQQHRESERKAAFQLYLLPDSALAVSSDKAINFKTMSYEPSWLYEGGFRFQKHYFGPKPGELRERRQDGQVAEEFECAQYLDALPAVRFWVRNLARKATSFRLQTSTDWFYPDFVCQLADGRVLVVEYKGKDRFDTVDSEEKRAIGAVWAGRSGGAGLFAMPTDRDFSCIEMAMGGGRP
- a CDS encoding virulence RhuM family protein → MRRKKGEAPPPASGSEFLFYQAEDGETRVQVRLVDETVWMSQRLLAELYQKSVPTINEHIAGIYEERELDPAATIRKFRIVQREGARDVERLVEHYNLDVILAVGYRVRSHRGTQFRQWATRLLREYVVKGFALDDERLKQGRNLGEDYFDELLERIRAIRASERRFYQKITDIYATSIDYDANHPLTQEFFATVQNKMHWAIHGHTAPELIHARADADKPHMGLTTWKNAPAGRIRKADVTVAKNYLGEEELSSLNLLVSGYLEFAEFQARSRNPMTMADWRRKLDDFLDLSDRKVLADAGRISQKLAHERAEAEFARYEEKRRLVEATEPSSDFDRVVEEVKRLESKKGKPNP